In the Magnetospira sp. QH-2 genome, one interval contains:
- a CDS encoding TRAP transporter substrate-binding protein — protein MNKLLGAALVAASVVSISTTDALSADKVRWKVPIAFGSNLPALGDNILYVAEKVKEASNGAVQFKVFEPGKLVPPFQISDAVKDKKLPAGYTWLGYDQGKYSWTPLLAAVPFGLEPWEYTAWWYHGGGRQVAEKTFSKLNIHPILCGVIGPETAGWFRKEINSLDDLKGLKMRFAGLGGKVMQKLGVSVTVLPGGEIFQALEKGAIDATEFSLPIVDQLLGFNKVAKHNYFPGWHQPFTAEHLIVNKEIWEDLEPHQRSLIDLACTAGVTNNMAKGEAIQGAVMEKFPEHGVTAHKLPADMLAQLKKVTDEVLAEEAAKDEDFKAIYESQKSFLKTYRNWKGMAYLPRDFE, from the coding sequence ATGAACAAGTTGTTAGGGGCTGCCCTGGTTGCCGCATCAGTGGTCAGCATTTCGACCACCGATGCCCTGTCGGCGGACAAGGTACGATGGAAAGTGCCCATTGCTTTCGGGTCAAACCTGCCCGCCCTGGGCGATAACATTCTGTACGTGGCGGAAAAGGTCAAAGAGGCTTCGAACGGGGCCGTCCAGTTCAAGGTCTTCGAGCCGGGCAAGCTGGTGCCGCCGTTTCAAATCTCCGACGCGGTAAAGGACAAGAAGCTGCCCGCCGGGTACACCTGGCTGGGCTACGATCAGGGCAAGTACTCCTGGACCCCGCTTCTGGCCGCCGTGCCGTTTGGTCTGGAGCCCTGGGAGTATACCGCCTGGTGGTACCATGGCGGCGGCAGGCAGGTTGCCGAGAAGACCTTTTCCAAGCTGAATATCCATCCGATTCTTTGTGGCGTCATCGGCCCGGAAACCGCTGGGTGGTTCCGTAAGGAGATCAATTCCTTGGATGACCTGAAAGGTCTGAAGATGCGGTTTGCTGGTCTTGGCGGCAAGGTGATGCAGAAGTTGGGCGTGTCCGTCACCGTGCTGCCCGGCGGCGAGATTTTCCAGGCTTTGGAAAAGGGCGCCATCGACGCCACCGAATTCTCCCTGCCCATTGTTGATCAACTGTTGGGCTTCAACAAAGTGGCCAAGCACAACTACTTCCCCGGCTGGCATCAGCCCTTCACCGCCGAGCATCTGATCGTCAACAAGGAAATCTGGGAAGACCTGGAGCCGCATCAGCGCTCGCTCATCGATCTGGCTTGCACCGCCGGTGTGACCAATAACATGGCCAAGGGCGAAGCGATCCAAGGCGCGGTGATGGAGAAATTCCCCGAACACGGTGTCACCGCCCACAAGTTGCCCGCCGACATGCTCGCCCAACTGAAGAAGGTGACCGACGAGGTGCTGGCCGAGGAAGCGGCCAAGGACGAAGACTTCAAGGCCATCTATGAGAGCCAGAAGTCCTTCCTCAAGACCTATCGCAATTGGAAGGGCATGGCCTACCTGCCGCGCGACTTCGAATAA
- a CDS encoding TRAP transporter small permease subunit, whose protein sequence is MNSPIDFRDQDLKAISHTEPDGLQFIIHHTALPHTFLSLGLDGVIKRIGSLVSWVWPLLVAVIVLNVTMRYVFGEGRIEFEEIQWHIYAVGFLIGLSYGFEADDHVRVDVLHEHFGLKAQAWVEMLGILIFMLPFTWLVIYFAWPFVESSFAIDEVSDSPGGLPMRWVIKAVLPLAFLLLLAAAVSRLSRATALLFGHPRPKIFETINGQICPVDYKPGK, encoded by the coding sequence ATGAACAGTCCCATTGATTTCAGGGACCAGGACCTCAAGGCCATCTCGCACACCGAGCCGGATGGCTTGCAGTTCATCATTCATCATACTGCCCTGCCTCATACTTTCTTGTCTCTGGGTCTGGACGGGGTGATCAAGCGGATCGGGTCCCTGGTATCGTGGGTCTGGCCTTTGCTGGTGGCGGTGATCGTGCTCAACGTGACCATGCGCTACGTGTTTGGCGAGGGACGCATCGAGTTCGAGGAAATCCAGTGGCACATTTATGCTGTCGGATTCCTCATCGGGTTGTCCTACGGCTTTGAAGCCGATGACCATGTGCGGGTGGACGTGCTGCATGAGCATTTCGGGCTCAAGGCTCAGGCCTGGGTGGAGATGCTGGGTATCTTGATCTTCATGCTGCCTTTTACCTGGCTGGTGATCTACTTCGCCTGGCCGTTCGTGGAATCCTCCTTTGCCATCGACGAAGTCTCCGACTCCCCCGGAGGCCTGCCCATGCGCTGGGTGATCAAGGCGGTGCTGCCGCTGGCCTTTTTGCTGCTGCTGGCAGCCGCTGTTTCCCGCCTGAGCCGGGCGACGGCGCTGTTATTCGGCCATCCGCGTCCCAAGATCTTCGAGACCATCAATGGGCAAATCTGCCCCGTCGATTACAAGCCGGGGAAATAA